Part of the Nicotiana sylvestris chromosome 2, ASM39365v2, whole genome shotgun sequence genome, CTTATCATACAAATTGAAAGCATCACGGAGATCCTTATTAACAGTGTTAGGGCTTTCAACGGGACAATGAAATGCAGCGAACTCTTTCAAGTCGATAAAACCGTCGCCATCGGTGTCAACTTCTATCATCATTCTCTTTGCTTCGTCCGGCGTCGTTTTGGTGCCGAGAGCATTCAAAATTCCGCCGAGCTCCGATAAGGAGATTTTACCGTCGCCGTTAGTGTCGAATTTTTTGAATACCTTCTTGACTTCCTCCATCTCCGCCGTCAGGCTCGCGGGCGGTGAGGAATCTCTCGGATTTTTAGCCATGTTCCGGAGATTCTCAGTTGCGAGATAGTTGCTTCGGTTTAATTTATACTCGAGAATTACGCGGTTTAACGCGCAAGAAGGGGATATAATTGTGTGTCACGCGGATTTTTTCCGCGTGAAGTTTACTCCACAATCGCATAGTGGCAGCAAACGCAAAGTATCCATTCTCCAAATCTATAGGGGACAGGTTTTCTTTTAAAGAAAATTGACCTAACACATGAATTATCTTTCCTTTTTTCCTCTTAATTTGGTATAAAATAGAACACTATTTGGTGTTAAATAGAAAAATATATGAAGTTGGGACAAATTATTTCAAGCATTACTTGAATAATATATCTATTGTGTATATAATTTAACGTTTTAATACTTGTGCCATAAGTTAGCTAAGTttgctttattattatttagtGAAGTCTCTTGATTTGGCACTTTTTTTGTTTGGATTGTCAAT contains:
- the LOC104225263 gene encoding probable calcium-binding protein CML23, with the translated sequence MEEVKKVFKKFDTNGDGKISLSELGGILNALGTKTTPDEAKRMMIEVDTDGDGFIDLKEFAAFHCPVESPNTVNKDLRDAFNLYDKDKNGKISAAELHSVMKGIGEKCSLKDCRRMISSVDDDCDGSVNFEEFKKMMSKA